Proteins from a genomic interval of Musa acuminata AAA Group cultivar baxijiao chromosome BXJ1-9, Cavendish_Baxijiao_AAA, whole genome shotgun sequence:
- the LOC103999361 gene encoding U-box domain-containing protein 45 isoform X2, whose translation MDAAEVEGNLFVAGDAKVHGRMFRVLHAVVCKVLEIFPLIEAARPRSKSGIQALCSLHVALEKAKCLLQHCSECSKLYLIIAIVGGLEETVFELDQSEKQAGEKVISLLQKEGKFKNNLNDSEELELFHQAASRLGITSSRAALTERRALKKLIESARAQDDKRKESIVSYLYHLTRKYSKLFRNEHADDTDSQGSTPRSPTVQGFEDDSSPCRNNHTCERQLTKPHSFNFKQNGRNSGNMPVPPEEFMCPISLQLMFDPVIVSSGQTYERLCIEKWFNDGHSTCPKTQQQLSHLCLTPNYCVKRLIVSWCERNGFPIPNGPPESLDVNYWWLAFSKCQAIDASSFGCTSSSKLKCVKVLPPEESGIREELRENDAESLDNHYHNCGYRSLLSALHEAESAQKQFRIVEQITNLLKEDEEARIFMGTNGAVEVLIQFLRMAVHNGDEKAQEAGAMALFNLMVNSNRNKGMMIAAGLIPLLEQMFSNSEMYKCVVALYLSLSCLDEAKPLIGSSMAVPFLIQLLRDHNIERSSCEYDALYTLYNLSTHTPNIPSLVSSDIINSLHPFLAFPSASEGVMLAEKALAILINLAASQAGRKEIMSAPSIFCGLAGVLDFGEPAEQEQVVCCLLMLCSDDERCSQMVLQEGVIPSLISISVNGTTKGKEKAEKLLKLFREQRQQEPSPLKQQPQQVEKNGGRETIVESKTLCKSRSKKFRRTLSSIWKNTSFSVYRC comes from the exons ATGGATGCGGCCGAGGTCGAGGGGAATCTATTCGTTGCTGGCGACGCAAAG GTACATGGAAGAATGTTTAGGGTGCTCCATGCAGTTGTTTGTAAGGTGTTGGAGATCTTTCCGTTAATAGAAGCAGCAAGACCCAGAAGTAAGTCCGGCATCCAAGCACTGTGCTCCTTGCATGTTGCTCTTGAGAAAGCCAAATGCCTACTTCAGCATTGCTCAGAATGTAGCAAGCTTTACCTG ATTATTGCAATTGTTGGTGGGCTGGAGGAAACTGTGTTTGAATTGGATCAATCAGAGAAGCAGGCAGGTGAAAAAGTAATCTCGTTGCTTCAGAAAGAGGGCAAATTTAAGAATAACTTGAATGACAGTGAAGAGCTTGAACTTTTCCACCAAGCTGCTTCAAGGTTGGGGATTACTTCTTCCCGAGCAGCACTTACGGAAAGAAGAGCCCTCAAAAAACTTATCGAGAGTGCTCGTGCTCAGGATGACAAGCGGAAGGAATCTATCGTATCTTACTTGTATCATCTCACGAGAAAGTACTCAAAGCTTTTCAGAAATGAGCATGCAGATGATACTGATTCTCAGGGATCAACTCCACGCTCTCCTACCGTACAAGGATTTGAAGATGACTCCAGTCCATGTAGGAATAATCACACATGCGAGAGACAGCTAACTAAGCCACACTCTTTCAATTTCAAACAAAATGGAAGAAATTCTGGGAATATGCCAGTCCCTCCTGAAGAATTCATGTGCCCCATCTCCTTGCAGCTCATGTTTGATCCTGTCATTGTTTCATCTGGACAGACCTACGAGCGCCTCTGCATTGAGAAATGGTTCAATGATGGCCATAGTACCTGTCCGAAAACCCAGCAGCAGCTATCCCATCTGTGCTTAACTCCAAATTATTGTGTTAAACGACTCATTGTTAGTTGGTGTGAACGAAATGGATTTCCCATTCCAAATGGTCCACCAGAGTCCCTGGATGTCAACTATTGGTGGTTGGCTTTCTCAAAATGTCAAGCCATCGACGCCAGTTCTTTTGGCTGTACAAGCTCTTCCAAATTGAAATGCGTCAAGGTCCTTCCTCCGGAAGAGAGTGGCATTCGAGAGGAGCTCAGAGAGAATGATGCTGAATCTTTAGACAACCACTACCACAATTGCGGATATCGAAGCTTGCTGTCAGCTCTCCATGAGGCTGAAAGTGCTCAGAAACAGTTTAGAATAGTTGAGCAGATCACGAATCTGCTGAAGGAGGATGAAGAAGCAAGGATCTTTATGGGTACTAATGGGGCTGTGGAAGTGCTTATACAGTTTTTGAGGATGGCTGTCCACAATGGTGATGAGAAGGCTCAAGAAGCTGGTGCAATGGCCCTTTTCAACCTTATGGTCAACAGTAATAG GAACAAGGGAATGATGATAGCAGCAGGACTGATACCATTGCTGGAGCAGATGTTCTCAAATTCAGAAATGTACAAGTGTGTAGTTGCCCTGTACCTCAGCCTGTCCTGTCTCGACGAAGCCAAGCCTCTTATTGGCTCAAGTATGGCTGTTCCTTTCTTGATCCAGCTTCTACGAGATCACAACATTGAAAGAAGCTCCTGCGAGTATGATGCCCTCTACACCTTGTACAACCTCTCCACACATACGCCCAACATCCCTTCCCTCGTATCATCAGATATCATTAACAGTCTCCATCCTTTCCTTGCATTTCCTTCTGCGTCTGAAGGCGTAATGTTGGCCGAAAAGGCTCTGGCCATCTTGATAAACTTAGCAGCAAGCCAAGCAGGAAGGAAGGAAATCATGTCGGCCCCAAGCATTTTCTGTGGTCTTGCGGGGGTCTTGGACTTTGGTGAGCCTGCAGAACAAGAGCAGGTTGTGTGTTGCCTATTGATGCTGTGCAGTGATGATGAGAGATGCAGCCAGATGGTCTTGCAAGAGGGGGTGATACCATCACTAATATCAATATCGGTGAACGGAACAACCAAAGGTAAGGAGAAGGCCGAGAAGTTGTTGAAGCTGTTCCGGGAGCAGCGCCAGCAAGAGCCTTCCCCCCTGAAGCAGCAGCCACAACAGGTCGAGAAGAATGGTGGTCGTGAGACGATTGTAGAGTCCAAGACACTCTGTAAGTCAAGATCGAAGAAGTTCAGGCGGACACTGAGTTCGATATGGAAGAACACGAGTTTTTCGGTATACCGGTGCTAA
- the LOC103999361 gene encoding U-box domain-containing protein 45 isoform X1 encodes MDAAEVEGNLFVAGDAKVHGRMFRVLHAVVCKVLEIFPLIEAARPRSKSGIQALCSLHVALEKAKCLLQHCSECSKLYLAITGDSIVTKFEKAKCALQESLRHVEEIVPEPISCQIIAIVGGLEETVFELDQSEKQAGEKVISLLQKEGKFKNNLNDSEELELFHQAASRLGITSSRAALTERRALKKLIESARAQDDKRKESIVSYLYHLTRKYSKLFRNEHADDTDSQGSTPRSPTVQGFEDDSSPCRNNHTCERQLTKPHSFNFKQNGRNSGNMPVPPEEFMCPISLQLMFDPVIVSSGQTYERLCIEKWFNDGHSTCPKTQQQLSHLCLTPNYCVKRLIVSWCERNGFPIPNGPPESLDVNYWWLAFSKCQAIDASSFGCTSSSKLKCVKVLPPEESGIREELRENDAESLDNHYHNCGYRSLLSALHEAESAQKQFRIVEQITNLLKEDEEARIFMGTNGAVEVLIQFLRMAVHNGDEKAQEAGAMALFNLMVNSNRNKGMMIAAGLIPLLEQMFSNSEMYKCVVALYLSLSCLDEAKPLIGSSMAVPFLIQLLRDHNIERSSCEYDALYTLYNLSTHTPNIPSLVSSDIINSLHPFLAFPSASEGVMLAEKALAILINLAASQAGRKEIMSAPSIFCGLAGVLDFGEPAEQEQVVCCLLMLCSDDERCSQMVLQEGVIPSLISISVNGTTKGKEKAEKLLKLFREQRQQEPSPLKQQPQQVEKNGGRETIVESKTLCKSRSKKFRRTLSSIWKNTSFSVYRC; translated from the exons ATGGATGCGGCCGAGGTCGAGGGGAATCTATTCGTTGCTGGCGACGCAAAG GTACATGGAAGAATGTTTAGGGTGCTCCATGCAGTTGTTTGTAAGGTGTTGGAGATCTTTCCGTTAATAGAAGCAGCAAGACCCAGAAGTAAGTCCGGCATCCAAGCACTGTGCTCCTTGCATGTTGCTCTTGAGAAAGCCAAATGCCTACTTCAGCATTGCTCAGAATGTAGCAAGCTTTACCTG GCAATAACTGGAGACTCAATTGTAACAAAGTTTGAAAAGGCAAAATGTGCGCTTCAAGAAAGTCTTAGACATGTCGAAGAAATAGTCCCAGAACCTATTAGTTGTCAG ATTATTGCAATTGTTGGTGGGCTGGAGGAAACTGTGTTTGAATTGGATCAATCAGAGAAGCAGGCAGGTGAAAAAGTAATCTCGTTGCTTCAGAAAGAGGGCAAATTTAAGAATAACTTGAATGACAGTGAAGAGCTTGAACTTTTCCACCAAGCTGCTTCAAGGTTGGGGATTACTTCTTCCCGAGCAGCACTTACGGAAAGAAGAGCCCTCAAAAAACTTATCGAGAGTGCTCGTGCTCAGGATGACAAGCGGAAGGAATCTATCGTATCTTACTTGTATCATCTCACGAGAAAGTACTCAAAGCTTTTCAGAAATGAGCATGCAGATGATACTGATTCTCAGGGATCAACTCCACGCTCTCCTACCGTACAAGGATTTGAAGATGACTCCAGTCCATGTAGGAATAATCACACATGCGAGAGACAGCTAACTAAGCCACACTCTTTCAATTTCAAACAAAATGGAAGAAATTCTGGGAATATGCCAGTCCCTCCTGAAGAATTCATGTGCCCCATCTCCTTGCAGCTCATGTTTGATCCTGTCATTGTTTCATCTGGACAGACCTACGAGCGCCTCTGCATTGAGAAATGGTTCAATGATGGCCATAGTACCTGTCCGAAAACCCAGCAGCAGCTATCCCATCTGTGCTTAACTCCAAATTATTGTGTTAAACGACTCATTGTTAGTTGGTGTGAACGAAATGGATTTCCCATTCCAAATGGTCCACCAGAGTCCCTGGATGTCAACTATTGGTGGTTGGCTTTCTCAAAATGTCAAGCCATCGACGCCAGTTCTTTTGGCTGTACAAGCTCTTCCAAATTGAAATGCGTCAAGGTCCTTCCTCCGGAAGAGAGTGGCATTCGAGAGGAGCTCAGAGAGAATGATGCTGAATCTTTAGACAACCACTACCACAATTGCGGATATCGAAGCTTGCTGTCAGCTCTCCATGAGGCTGAAAGTGCTCAGAAACAGTTTAGAATAGTTGAGCAGATCACGAATCTGCTGAAGGAGGATGAAGAAGCAAGGATCTTTATGGGTACTAATGGGGCTGTGGAAGTGCTTATACAGTTTTTGAGGATGGCTGTCCACAATGGTGATGAGAAGGCTCAAGAAGCTGGTGCAATGGCCCTTTTCAACCTTATGGTCAACAGTAATAG GAACAAGGGAATGATGATAGCAGCAGGACTGATACCATTGCTGGAGCAGATGTTCTCAAATTCAGAAATGTACAAGTGTGTAGTTGCCCTGTACCTCAGCCTGTCCTGTCTCGACGAAGCCAAGCCTCTTATTGGCTCAAGTATGGCTGTTCCTTTCTTGATCCAGCTTCTACGAGATCACAACATTGAAAGAAGCTCCTGCGAGTATGATGCCCTCTACACCTTGTACAACCTCTCCACACATACGCCCAACATCCCTTCCCTCGTATCATCAGATATCATTAACAGTCTCCATCCTTTCCTTGCATTTCCTTCTGCGTCTGAAGGCGTAATGTTGGCCGAAAAGGCTCTGGCCATCTTGATAAACTTAGCAGCAAGCCAAGCAGGAAGGAAGGAAATCATGTCGGCCCCAAGCATTTTCTGTGGTCTTGCGGGGGTCTTGGACTTTGGTGAGCCTGCAGAACAAGAGCAGGTTGTGTGTTGCCTATTGATGCTGTGCAGTGATGATGAGAGATGCAGCCAGATGGTCTTGCAAGAGGGGGTGATACCATCACTAATATCAATATCGGTGAACGGAACAACCAAAGGTAAGGAGAAGGCCGAGAAGTTGTTGAAGCTGTTCCGGGAGCAGCGCCAGCAAGAGCCTTCCCCCCTGAAGCAGCAGCCACAACAGGTCGAGAAGAATGGTGGTCGTGAGACGATTGTAGAGTCCAAGACACTCTGTAAGTCAAGATCGAAGAAGTTCAGGCGGACACTGAGTTCGATATGGAAGAACACGAGTTTTTCGGTATACCGGTGCTAA